The DNA region ATCAGTGTTTTCAAATTGTTCTTTTGTTGTTTCTTAGTAGACATTTCCGTGCAAACTTACTGGAAACATTGATATATAAGCGTTTCCAAGCATTTAATATTTTATTAACATCTTATTAACATCTCTTTAAGAAACCGTTATCATTCCTGTTTTTTTGGTGTTCTTTTTCTCATTGCTAACTATTTATCTCAACAGACTTGCTTTACACTAAGCTTGTTAAACGAAACAAGAAAGGGTTTTCATAATCAGTTATATTGTTATCTTATTTCAATTGCTATTCTAATTCTCTGATTGTTTCAGACAACAATTTTATTATCAAAGGAGAGAGAAAAAATGTTACTTACTGTTTTGTCTTACGTCATGATCATCGTCTTTATGTTTGTGATCATGAAAAAGAAAATGTCACCGTTTACAGCACTAGTTTTGATTCCACTGATCTTTGCACTGATAGCCATCTTCACTGGTGTTTCAAACAAGGGATCCATCGGAGACTTTGTAATGGAAGGAATCAAGACAACTTCTACTACAGGTATTATGCTCTTGTTCGCGATTCTTTATTTTTCAATCATGTTGGATGCCGGTCTATTTGATCCGATCACCAAAAAGATGATCCACATTGCCAAAGGTGATCCAATGAAAGTATTGATCGCAACTGCGGTTGTTGCTGCTGCTGTTTCTCTTAACGGAGACGGAACAACGACTACATTGATTTGCTGTTCAGCTTTTATTCCTATTTATAAAAAACTGGACATGAAATTGATGAATTTGGGTGTTTTGGTTATTTTACAAAATACGATCATGAATTTACTACCATGGGGCGGACCTACTGCTCGTGCAATGAGTGTTTTAAATGTTGGAGCAGAAATTTTAGCTTATCTGATTCCTGGTATGATCATTGCTCTTTTATATGTCATCTTCATCGTTGCTCCTTCAATGGGTCGAAAAGAACGTGCCCGCTTAGGTGTCAAACAGCTAACAGATGCTGAAATCGATGAAATGACAACTGTGACAGATGAAGAAACATTAGCGATTCGTCGTCCAAAAAATTGGCTATTCAATGCTATTATGACAATTGGCTTGATTGCTTTATTAGTAACAGATTCATTTGTTGGACTTGGTTTACCACCGTTATTCTTATTCTTGACCGGTACGGTTATTGCTTTGATGGTCAACTATCCTGTTTTAAAAGATCAGTCATCACGAATCGGGGCTAACGGCGGAGATGCTGTTCAAGTAGTTATATTAGTCTTTGCAGCTGGTGTCTTCATGGGCTTGTTCCAAGGAACTGGTATGGCAGATGCATTAGCTCAAAGTTTCACAAAAATCATTCCGGATCAATTAGCTGGCTTCTGGGGCTTAGTGATCGCTTTGATTTCAGCACCAGGTACATTCTTTATTTCAAATGATGGTTTTTACTTCGGCGTACTGCCTGTGTTAGCAGAAGCTGGACGTGCGTATGGATTTACAGATATGCAAATGGCGTTAGCATCATTGATGGGGCAAGCGTTCCACTTATTGAGTCCATTGGTTGCCTTCATTTACTTGTTGCTTCGTTTAACTGGTTTAGATATGGGACAATGGCAAAAAGAAGCAGCGAAATGGGCATTGGGAATTTTCATTATCTTTGTTGTAACAATTGTTCTAACTGGACATATGCCGTTATACATTCCTCAGTAAGGACACTGTCATGCACAAAACTTTCTTAGATTTCTTAGCACTTTTTAAGGAATCTAAAGGAAAAGAAGTGTATATTTTTCCTACTATATCAGCAAAAGGAGTACTGGAAAATGAGTACAATATCAGAGGCTGTCGGAAAAAATCTAGATTTAAGTCTTAATGAGCCGCTAAAAGAGTTGGTTTACAAAGCATTTCGCAAAACAATCATTTTAGGAGAAATTCAAGCTGGACAGCGGATCAACGAAAAAGAATTTTCAGAAGTCATGAATATCAGCCGCACACCGATCCGCTATGCTCTGCAAAAACTGGTTGAAGAAGATTTAGTCGATCATGTTCCCGGTGTTGGTATCATCGTTAAAGGAATATCTATCAATGATGCACATGAAATTTATGCCATCAGAAAATCATTAGATGTATTAGCTACCTTGACTGCGATGAATGAAATGAATGAAGCGGACTTTGAAGAGTTGAGAGAATTGTTAGAGGAAACTGAACGGTTGAATGAAGCAAATGAAATCGATCAAGTGCTGCAAAAATTTTCAGACTTCAATGAATTGATCTATGAAAAAAGCCAAATGCGCCGACTCAAATCGATCGTAATGAAACTTAGAGAATATTTGATCTATTTCCGCGATATCTCTATTCGCTCAAAAGAACGTCGGGATAAAGCTTTGAAAGAACATTGGCTGATTTACTATTGTATGCTGAATCAAGAAAAAGAGCAGTTGGAATTGCTAATTACGGAGCACCTAACCTATTCACAGTCCTTTATCATCAAAGAAATGGAAAAACATTTAAATGACTCAGATAACTAAGCAGGAACTCCTTAAAAAAATTAGTAATTTTGCTTTACAGTCTTTGCTTTTTGAAGCTGCTTTATATCCTAAACCTGGCCTAGTTGATCCTATCAGTTCTGGGGCTCATAAGGATATGGATTACGGAACTTTTCTTGACAGCAGCCGAGCTCTGGCACCCTTTTTCACTGATTATCTTGAACTAGGTCTAGCACATCATGGAACACCTGAAGCTTTGTTTCAAAAGGTTCGTTCAACCGGTCAGTTGGCCGAAAAAGAGATGCTCAAAAAAACCGAAGGAGTCAATACTCATAAAGGAGCTAATTTTTCTTTCGCATTGATTTTAGCCAGTATTGGAAAGCTGCTTCAAAAGGAACAACTGTCGCTCCCTTTTTCCGAAGCTGATACCAAAGCTATTTTTGACTATACGAAACAAATGACAAATAAACTTGTTGCTCAAGATTTTTCAAACCTAACAAAGAAAAAGGAACTGACGAATGGTGAAAAATTATACCTCGATCATGGTTTTACCGGTATAAGAGGCGAAGCGGCTGCTGGCTATCCTTCACTTCAGGAAACTGCTTTGCCCTTCTTGAGACAAAGACAGTCGCTAAATGATAGAAAAACATTTCTGTTTTTACTCCTGTCTTTAATGGCAAGTGTCGAGGATTCTAACTTGATCAACCGCGGAGGGATCGATGCCTGGCAGCAGGTCAAAAAAATGGCAGCACAACAGGCACGATCTCTTTCAGAAGACTCTTCTATTGATGAATTGGAGCGTAAGCTGGTCGCCTTTGATCAAGCATTGATCCGTGATCATCTGAGTCCGGGAGGCTCTGCTGATTTACTTGCATTAAGCTACTTTTTCGGTCAGCTGGAAGGACTTGTTTAAACGTTAATTAGAGGCTAAGAAAAAGGCAGACACTAAAAAATAAAGCAGCATTCACAAAAATGAACGAATCACTTTTGTGAATGCTGCTTTATTCTCAAGAGTCAAAAGCTTTTGTCTCAGCCTCTTTTCCTTCTGGATTGAACAGATAACCGATACCCCACACAGTTTGAAGATACTTCGGCTTTTTAGGATCATCTTCAATTTTATTGCGTAAATAGTTAATATACACCGTGATCAAGTTCTTATCGATTTCACCATCATTCCATACATTAGCATAGATCTGCTCCTTACTGAACACTTGCTGGGGATTTTCCATAAAGAACAAAATCATCATGATCTCCTTAGAGGTCATATTGACTACTTCACCATTTTTACTAAATTGATATTGATGTTTATTGAAGGAAAAAATACCTTCCGTCAACGTTGCTTCTTCACTATGTTCTCTTAGCGTCAGTAATTGCTCCGTTCGATTCAATGTGCTAATAACTTGAGCTCTCAACACATTTGGTGCAAACGGCTTTGAAAGGTAGACATCGCCTCCAGATTCTAAGCCGCTGATAATATCTTGTTCGCTTTTCTTCCCGCTGACAAAAATGATCGGTGTCAACGGTTGATGCTCTCGAATCAATTGAGCTAAATGATAGCCATCATTTTCGTGCTCCAAACTAACATCTAAAAGAAACAACTGGAAATCGACCCGCTTCATGATCTCGATAGTTTTTTCGATCGTATCACTTTGATAAACCAGTAATCCCGTCGACTGTAGTGATTTCCAGATCAAACGGCGAATTGCCGGATCATCATCGACCACTAAGATTTTTTCGTTTCGCACGATATACACCCCATTGTCCATTTTACATACCTATACAATAGCCGAATTGTCTTCAAATTTCAACTTGAACTTGTTATGATATGAACATACTATGAAAGGAGTTATCCAAATGAAACGTACAAATAAGATCGTGAACCTTATGATCATAGCAATGACGCTTTTTATCATCGTCTCCGTATTTTTTGCGATCCGCGGCTTCTCAGTCATTCGTAAAACAACGACTGCTAGCGGTCAAGATTTTCTTTTACAATCAACTGAGTATGTCGGCAAAGTGATCCAGCTTTCTATGAAAAACCGTCATCAAGCATTGAACTATTTGGCTATTGACGGAAATTTAAAAAATAGTGATGATCCTGCCGCCTATTTAAAAAACAGCCAATCCACCCTAACGACTTTTTTCGATTCATTGAACGGAGAAGCTGATGCTCTTTTTTACATTGATCCTAACGGAACACCGATTTACGCCTTTCATTGGGACTCAGAAAAAAAGACTGTAACGATCGCAGATACTCAAACTATTCAACCTTATATCAATCATGATTTATCTCTGAGACAGTTGTTAGATAAGCCAACAGCGCAAAATAGTGCTTCTTATTTTATTGATAAAAAAGCGTATCTTAATTTTTATCAGGAAATTAAAACAGCAGATGACAAAATCGACGGCTATCTGATTTTACCGCTGCATTTACAAACGTTCTATCAGAATTTTCTACAAGATTTTGAACTAGATTACAAAGGTTATCCGATGATCAAAGATCAGTCGATGACAGTCGTTATGCATCCTGTTGCCGAGCAGGTCGGTTTGGATATCGTCACAGACCGTGAAAAAATTTATCCTGATCTAGACTACTCTGACTTAAAAAAATTAGAAAAATACCAACTAAGTCATTCTTCTGGAAAATTGACCTATAAATCTTATTGGTGGGATGAAGACGTTCCTAAAGAAGTTTTGAAAATCAGCGCATTTGAGTGGATCGATGTCGGCTTAGCTCATTGGGTCGTCGCAATCAATGCTGATTATAATGAACGAAACGATGATATCATCAATTTTGTCATCATGCTCTCCTTGCTTTTAGTCGTCCTGCTTTTACTTGTGGGTATCTTTTCTCTATTTATTCATAATTTTAGAAAAAAAGAACGCATCGAAGAAGAAAACAAACAGCTGATCGAAAAGCAGCAGCAACAAAAATTACAGCATCAATTAGAATTAGAGCTTTATCAGCGGAATAAGATGGAAACAGTCGGTTTACTGACGACTTCTATTGTTCATGACATGAATAATTTCTTGACACCGATCATTGGAAATACGCAACTACTTTTAGAAGAATATTCTGATGATCCAGTACTAGAAGAAGATTTAGAAGATATTCTCCATTCTGCACAAAAAGGCCAACAATTGTCGGCCAATGTCCTGCGCTTTTCTAAAACACAACAAAGCGTACAAGAGTGGCTGGATGTTTCTGCTGCGATCGGTGTTGCGACACATTTGATCAAAGAGATCATCCCTAAAAATGTTCAATTATCGATCTCGATTCAAGAAAATCTTGGTACAGCTAAATTTGAAGAAATCGATGTCCAAAATCTGATCTATAACTTGATCACAAATGCATACCAAGCGACCAAAGAGCAGTCAACGATCCCTAAAATCCAGGTCACTGTTGCTCCAACATCTAAAGAAGTTGCAGAAGAAATCAAGAAAGACAATATACGAATTCAATCAGAAGAACATTTTGTCACTCTGGAAATTACTGATAATGGTCCAGGAATTCCTTCTGACATTAGAGAAAAAATCTTCGAACCGTTCTTCACGACAAAATCTGCTGATGAAGGAACAGGTCTTGGTTTATTCGCAGTAGCTTCTATCATCGCCAAATATGAATGGTACTTGGATGTTCAGTCAGAAACAAATCAAGGAACAACTTTTTTGATCATTCTTCCTGTCCGTCCACCACAATAAAAACTATTTTTATCGCTAAAACGTTGGATCAGTTTCTTTATGCAGCGGATTCAACGTTTTTTAGTATTGTTTTTACCTGATTTTCGTTATACTAAAGAAGATATCAGTTATTAAAGGAGTTTTTATTATGGGGACTTATTTTACGATCATACTTGGCCTGATTTATTTGATTGGTGCATTCATTATTCCAAAATGGCGCAAAAACAAAGTAGACAAAGACTGGAAGTTTTTTGAAGTCCTTTGGTTTTCAATCTGCTTTATCTGTTATGTCATATTTTTAGAAATTCGACTACCTTCTTACTTCTTTTTGATTCCCTCTCTATTTCTTACCATTTTTTTGGTTAGTTACTTTAGAGAAAAAAGACGATTGGTCAATGGCTTGCTGTTCAATCTATTTTTGGCAGTAGGCATGAGTTATCTGGGCTTTTTAGTAGTCCGAACAGTTAATCCTTTATTAGTAGTGATGGCGGGAGCTACAGGCATCTTTTTGCTTTTATTGTTACTGATTGGTCTATATGCGTTACTTGTTTTTTTGTATTGGAATGCGATTGTTGTTTTAAGAAAAGAAGGTCATTCATTCGCTAACTTATTGACGCTACTTTTAGCTATTGGTTTGACTGCTCTTTTGATTTTTAGTTATTATTCTACTAGTATTTTACCGCAATGGGCATTGACTTTATTTGGTATTTTTCCAGCTATATTGCTCTATTTTTCAGTTGTTTTTTACAACTTTTTAACGATTTCGGTCATCTATCAATTTAATCAACCTAGGTATAATCAAGATTTTATCATCGTACTTGGTTCTGGTTTGATCGATGGGAAAACAGTGCCTCCTCTTTTAGGAAATCGGATCAATAAAGCGATTCAATTTTACCAAGCTCAAAAGGCAGCAACACAACGAGCACCTAAAATCATCATGTCTGGTGGAAAAGGAGATGATGAGCATTTGGCTGAAGGAGCTGCCATGAAGGCTTATGCTTTAGAAAAAGGAATACCAGAACAAGATATTCTCGTTGAAGCAAATTCTAAAAATACTTTGGAAAATATGAAATTTTCTAAAGAAATCATCGAGCAGTCTGTCGGTTCGACTGCCTATCGAGCGATTTTTACAACGAATAATTTTCATTTATTCCGTGCAGGTATGTTTGCTAAAATGGCTAACCTAAATGCGAATGGTGTCGGCGCTAAAACAGCTTTCTATTTTTTACCTAATGCCTTTTTACGAGAATTTATCGCAATCGTTGTCATGAGAAAACGTCGGCATATGATTATTTGCGGATTGATTGTATTGGCGATGATCGCATTGACTCTATTTGATTATTTTTATGTAGGTCCTGTTTCTTAAAAACTAGACTAAAACAAGGCTAAAGAAAAAAGCAGCTCCGAGAATCAGAAGGAGCTGCTTTTTTCTTGTGTTTATTCGCTCGCGTTTTCAACTGATATCTACATGCCTGATTTCATCGTATCCAACTTTTTGATCAGAAATGTAGATGCCTAACTCGTCATGTCCTTTTATCAACCCTTTAATGTCTTCACCATAGTTTCCTTCACTGTCTAATTCTTCTTTTTGAATAGCCACAAGAAGCTGCTCTTGAAAAGCTTTAGCTAATACAGCATCAATTTCGATCCAGCTCATTTGTACTTTTTGTTCGGGTGGTCGTTTGTTTTGTTCTTTAGCAATAATTGCTGTGTGCTCAGATAAATAAAAGCCTGCCCACTTCTTCATTTTTCGATCTTGGTATTGTTCAAAATAGTAATCTCTTTCCTTGCTCATTCTAATCCCTCCAATCCTCCAGCGTGACCGCCAACCAATGACGCTCTAGAAATTGCTGTACCACCTTTTGTCATTGAACTTGCATGAACTAAAGAAACATAGCCAAAGCGTTGACGGATATCATCGATCACATGATCCAGCTCCAACTCTTTTAACTGCTCTGTTGGTTCGTGAAATAAATCCAGTTGAACATAAGTATTGTAGTTTAGTTTGGAATAAGTGATTCCAATATGTCGGATTTCCTCACCTCTCCAATACTGTCTAAAAAGCATCAAACAGTATTCAGTCAAAAGCTTACTACTATTGGTCAATGGTACTTTCATTTGTCTAGAGAATCCAGTATGAGGCTGCCTGGTTCCTCTAGAGGCACCGACAGATAGATGGACACATTCAGTTTGGCAATGTGCTTTTCTAAGCCTCGCTGCAACTTGATCGGCCATTTCACGAATCACCACCTCGATTTCTTCCTGTTTCAAGTAATCCCGCATCAAAATTTGAGAATTATTAAATGATCGTTCTTCTGGTATGTATTTTTCAGAGAGGCGACTGCGGTCGATTCCATGCGCATGCGCGTAAAGCTGTTCACCAATGATCCCCAAATTCCTTTTTAGCTTATTGATATCTGTGTGAGCAAGCTCATAGACTGAACGAATACCCAAATTATTCAAGCGTTTTTCCAGTCGATGACCTATTCCCCACATTTCTGTTATTGGTTCGATTGTCCAAACTTTTTTACGAACATCTTCATAATGCCATTCAGCTAACCGCTCATTAGTATGTTTCGCTTCGATATCCATGGCCAATTTGGCCAACAACGGATTATCTCCAATTCCGATCGTGATGTAAAGCCCGGTTTCTTTTTTGACTCGTTTTTGAATGGCTCTTGCTAATTCGACCGGCGATTGGCCAAATAATTTCCAACTGGCAGTTACATCTAAAAAAGATTCGTCGATCGAGTAGATATGCAAATCTTCATCTGCTACATATTCAGAATAAATCTCATTGATTTTCATATTTTCCTTGATGTATTCATTCATTCTAGGAGGAACAATTTCAAGCGCAGGATGATTGGGAACATCGTATTTTCTCGTTACGTTTGTAATTCCCAAGACCTCTTTCGCTTTTGGAGAAGAAGCTAGTACTAAGCCCCCAGAATTTTCAGCATGACTCATCACTACGAGCATTTTTTCAAGAGGATCATACCCACGCGCAACACATTCCACAGAAGCATAAAATGACTTGACATCTATACAAAAAATCGTTCTTCGAGGTTCTCTTTCATACTCAAAAAACATTATGATCCACTCCTTGTTTCAGCTCATCCTCTTTAGTTGACTGATTCCTTTTAGTAAATAATCGGCTGCATTTTTGTTTTTCCTTTACCTTTTTTCTATAAGTCAGTGTCTGAATAGTCTTTAAAATAATTCAATTGCCATTTTTGTGTACTCTGAGCTGTTCGATTTAATCCTGAACACCAAGGCGGATAAAACCGCATAGCCATCTTTCCAACCTGATCTTTCGTTGATAAAATTTGCTTTTCAACTGCCGCATCTTTAGGGATGATAAATAGTCCTTTTTTATTAGAATCACGTATGACGATCACTAATTTTTCTGGGCTATTTTTAGCTTGAAAAGGTCTGTTTTTTTGTGTTTCATCCTTTTCCCAAAAGGCAACAAAATACCCAGTTTTCTTAGGCGTCTTTTTACCTAATCTACTTCTGATCCTGATATTTGGCTCACTAATAGTAAATACTGCTCCTTCATATTCCTCATTCTGTTCTTCGTAATCACATCGTTCAAAATGGGCAAATTCTCTTTTTAAAATATCCATTGACTGCATGACGGCTTCCTTCTCCTATTTAAATTGTACTACCAAACCAATTATACGAACGTACGTTCTTTTTGTAAAGGGGAACGATTCTTTAAATTTACTAACCTTATTATTTTTTTCAAATTATCGATAAAATTGCTATCTTAAAAAGAAAAAAAGCTTTATAGTTATCTTACAAAGTAGTTGCTTAAGGAGTGAAGTGTGTGTCTTTTTATGAAAAATTTGTTCAAAATATCCGTTTAAGACGTTTTTTTGTTTTAGCAGTCGTTATTTTTATTTTATTTTTAGCTAGAAGTATGATCACAATGATTTTGTTGACATTTATTTTTACTTTTTTAGCGCTTCACCTAGTGAAATGTATACAGCATTTTCTTAAAATACCATCGCTTATTCTGGTTTTGATCATCTATTCTTTGATTGTTTTTTTCGTTTATCTGATAATAACCAACTATGTGCCAATCTTAGCGAAACAAACGGTTCAAATGTACAATTCTGTTGTTCATTTTTATCAAAATCCTGATAATAATGATAATCAGTTGCTTATGATCATCGATGATTATCTGGAAAAGTCAAACCTTACTGCACAGATCCAAAATGGTGCTAGTATGCTCTTACGTTATGTTCAAGATATTGGTTCACTTGGGCTGTCCGTCGTTCTTTCTTTTATCTTAAGTTTCTTTTTCATGATCGAAAAAAAACAGATGGCTGATTTTTCTAAATTATTTCTTAAAAGTGATTTTGATTGGTTCTTTCAGGACATTTACTATTTTGCAGATAAGTTCGTCAATACCTTTGGTGTCGTAATGGAAGCTCAATTCTTTATTGCCGTCGTCAATACTGTCATTACGACGATTTGTTTGGCATTGATCGGATTTTCTCAGCTTCCTAGTCTGGCGATCATGATCTTTATTTTAAGTCTGATTCCTGTAGCAGGTGTGATCGTTTCTTGTATTCCCTTGAGCTTTATCGCCTATTCTCAAGGCGGGATCAATGATGTGATTTATATTTTAGCCGTCATTCTTATCGTCCATCTATTTGAATCTTATGTCTTGAATCCAAAATTCATGTCCAGTAAAACTGATTTGCCGATTTTTTATACATTTGTCATCTTATTGATCAGTGAACGGCTTTTTGGTGTTTGGGGACTGATTGTTGGTATTCCGATTTTTACTTTCTTTTTAGATATCTTAAAGGTCAAACCGATCCATTCAGCGAACGAACAACTAGACGATTCTATATAAAAAGGGTCTGGGACAAAACTCTGTGAGTCAAATCCTAGACACCTGGAATCCGGATAAACGGTGAGATCAGAAGCAATCCCTTCGGAAATAAGAAAGAATTCACAAAAATTTAGAAAACAATTTTCGTGAATTCTTTCTTATTTCTCGGGATTAGACACTTCTGTCTCAACCTCTTTTGTGGCTTTAGCAGGTTTTTGTACTTGGAAAATCAGTCAGGAAGCAAAGACTAATTGATTTCGGACTAAATAACTAGCTTGTTTCAGCTACCTGTCCAATATCCCAATACACTGCCATATATAAGGAAAATCGATCCCTTTGCTTCCTCTGAAGCGAAAACTAGACTGTTCCTTTTCAAGAACGCTAGCTGAACCACCCTTTTTATTGTAAAATAAACTCTTTAGACAACTTTTCTTTATTACTGAATAATTTCGTTGCCTCTACAGAAACAGGCGCACTTAAATCACTTAACTTATAAGGTACTTTTAAATTCAATGTTGCTCCCGGCTGAATTTCTGTCATGGAATCTACATATCCCTCTTCAGCCATGATTGCCAATTGCAATGCTGCGCCATTTTGGAAAGCTTTCGTCGTGATCGAGGTCAAAAACATTGCATTTGTATCGCTATTATTCGTAAATTCATACTCCACGACACCAACATCTGCGCCACTGTAATCTTTAGCAAAAGTAAATTCCTTGATCGCTACGTGATAATCACCTAAATCACCAGCATCTGTCACTGCAGGCGCTTCTGACTCTTTGTTTTTGACAACCGTACTTGTCGTTTCTTCTTTTTTTGCAGGCGTCTCTTTTTTTTCATCAGACCCCATATTGACTAACACTCCACCCACAACTAATACACCAATACCTATCAAAACGATTTTCTTCATGTTCATGCTTTTTGTCTCCTTTGTTATTTAGTCCGTTGATACATCTTGATCATACAGAATAGCCAAAGGAAAATCTTATGCCTTGAGCATAGTTAGAAATAATTATTTTATGGTACTCGCTGTTCACCACGAAGCAGTGAACAAAGTGCAAGCCAAAAAAGCCCCAGTAAGATATAGCCAAAAATTCTAACTATGCGTTTTTTTGACTTTAATAAAGGAAGTTTACTATGAAAATCCATAAAATTAGTAAATAAAAATACAGGAAGAACAAAATAGAGCAGATCTTCAACTACTAGCGCTGATCGACCAGTAGAACTTCCATTTCTACTAATATCTAACGGTAAACCTAGTCCAATGAATAAATAATAAATCACCGCAATCACTTTTTTCCATACAATATCCGTTCGAAATCCCGGCACATATTTTCTTACTATAGAAGAAGGATATGTTTCGGCAACTTTCTGTGGGTTATTTTGTTGCTGCTCTTTGTTCGCCGCATTTTTTGCAAGGATTTCTCTTATGCGATCTTCCTGACTCGCTTTATTTTCTACTTTTTCATCCGATAACTGATTGAATTTCAGTTTTTTCCACTGTTCTTCAACTTCCCACTTCATTTCTAAGGCTGATTGATAGCGATCGTTAGGATCTAGCTTAGTTGCTTTTAGAATCAATGGCCGTATAAATTTATTCGTGCTTAGGTGCTCTTTCGGATATTTTTTCGTAGCGCAAACATTCATCACAACCCCTACAGAATATAGATCACTGCGCCTATCTGATTCGGCAAAACCGAACTGCTCTGGAGAGGCGAAACCAACTGTTCCCAACTGGACAGTATCCGTTTCTTTTCCGCCGTCAAAAGTCCGAACCGCATCGAAGTCGATCAATTTCAGTACACCATCATTCGTCATCATGATATTTCCTGGCTTGACATCGCGATGGATGATCCCTTTGCTATGTAAGGCAATTAGCGCATCCAGCAATTCCAATGTCATTTTTAAGAGTGCTTCTATTTCGATCATTTCAGACCGCTGGATGATTTGCGTCAACGTCTTGCCATGAATAAATTCCTCATATAAAAAAAGCTTCCCATCTTCAACCAATACTTCTTGGATTTTTGGTAAATGGGTATGATCAAGTGCCTGAAGGGTGAGCAAATTTTCTTTTAGAAACAGCGGATAGCATTTTTTGACAAAGAATTCTTTTGTTTCCC from Enterococcus sp. 9D6_DIV0238 includes:
- a CDS encoding CitMHS family transporter; the encoded protein is MLLTVLSYVMIIVFMFVIMKKKMSPFTALVLIPLIFALIAIFTGVSNKGSIGDFVMEGIKTTSTTGIMLLFAILYFSIMLDAGLFDPITKKMIHIAKGDPMKVLIATAVVAAAVSLNGDGTTTTLICCSAFIPIYKKLDMKLMNLGVLVILQNTIMNLLPWGGPTARAMSVLNVGAEILAYLIPGMIIALLYVIFIVAPSMGRKERARLGVKQLTDAEIDEMTTVTDEETLAIRRPKNWLFNAIMTIGLIALLVTDSFVGLGLPPLFLFLTGTVIALMVNYPVLKDQSSRIGANGGDAVQVVILVFAAGVFMGLFQGTGMADALAQSFTKIIPDQLAGFWGLVIALISAPGTFFISNDGFYFGVLPVLAEAGRAYGFTDMQMALASLMGQAFHLLSPLVAFIYLLLRLTGLDMGQWQKEAAKWALGIFIIFVVTIVLTGHMPLYIPQ
- a CDS encoding GntR family transcriptional regulator, yielding MSTISEAVGKNLDLSLNEPLKELVYKAFRKTIILGEIQAGQRINEKEFSEVMNISRTPIRYALQKLVEEDLVDHVPGVGIIVKGISINDAHEIYAIRKSLDVLATLTAMNEMNEADFEELRELLEETERLNEANEIDQVLQKFSDFNELIYEKSQMRRLKSIVMKLREYLIYFRDISIRSKERRDKALKEHWLIYYCMLNQEKEQLELLITEHLTYSQSFIIKEMEKHLNDSDN
- the citG gene encoding triphosphoribosyl-dephospho-CoA synthase CitG translates to MTQITKQELLKKISNFALQSLLFEAALYPKPGLVDPISSGAHKDMDYGTFLDSSRALAPFFTDYLELGLAHHGTPEALFQKVRSTGQLAEKEMLKKTEGVNTHKGANFSFALILASIGKLLQKEQLSLPFSEADTKAIFDYTKQMTNKLVAQDFSNLTKKKELTNGEKLYLDHGFTGIRGEAAAGYPSLQETALPFLRQRQSLNDRKTFLFLLLSLMASVEDSNLINRGGIDAWQQVKKMAAQQARSLSEDSSIDELERKLVAFDQALIRDHLSPGGSADLLALSYFFGQLEGLV
- a CDS encoding response regulator transcription factor yields the protein MRNEKILVVDDDPAIRRLIWKSLQSTGLLVYQSDTIEKTIEIMKRVDFQLFLLDVSLEHENDGYHLAQLIREHQPLTPIIFVSGKKSEQDIISGLESGGDVYLSKPFAPNVLRAQVISTLNRTEQLLTLREHSEEATLTEGIFSFNKHQYQFSKNGEVVNMTSKEIMMILFFMENPQQVFSKEQIYANVWNDGEIDKNLITVYINYLRNKIEDDPKKPKYLQTVWGIGYLFNPEGKEAETKAFDS
- a CDS encoding sensor histidine kinase gives rise to the protein MKRTNKIVNLMIIAMTLFIIVSVFFAIRGFSVIRKTTTASGQDFLLQSTEYVGKVIQLSMKNRHQALNYLAIDGNLKNSDDPAAYLKNSQSTLTTFFDSLNGEADALFYIDPNGTPIYAFHWDSEKKTVTIADTQTIQPYINHDLSLRQLLDKPTAQNSASYFIDKKAYLNFYQEIKTADDKIDGYLILPLHLQTFYQNFLQDFELDYKGYPMIKDQSMTVVMHPVAEQVGLDIVTDREKIYPDLDYSDLKKLEKYQLSHSSGKLTYKSYWWDEDVPKEVLKISAFEWIDVGLAHWVVAINADYNERNDDIINFVIMLSLLLVVLLLLVGIFSLFIHNFRKKERIEEENKQLIEKQQQQKLQHQLELELYQRNKMETVGLLTTSIVHDMNNFLTPIIGNTQLLLEEYSDDPVLEEDLEDILHSAQKGQQLSANVLRFSKTQQSVQEWLDVSAAIGVATHLIKEIIPKNVQLSISIQENLGTAKFEEIDVQNLIYNLITNAYQATKEQSTIPKIQVTVAPTSKEVAEEIKKDNIRIQSEEHFVTLEITDNGPGIPSDIREKIFEPFFTTKSADEGTGLGLFAVASIIAKYEWYLDVQSETNQGTTFLIILPVRPPQ
- a CDS encoding YdcF family protein, translating into MGTYFTIILGLIYLIGAFIIPKWRKNKVDKDWKFFEVLWFSICFICYVIFLEIRLPSYFFLIPSLFLTIFLVSYFREKRRLVNGLLFNLFLAVGMSYLGFLVVRTVNPLLVVMAGATGIFLLLLLLIGLYALLVFLYWNAIVVLRKEGHSFANLLTLLLAIGLTALLIFSYYSTSILPQWALTLFGIFPAILLYFSVVFYNFLTISVIYQFNQPRYNQDFIIVLGSGLIDGKTVPPLLGNRINKAIQFYQAQKAATQRAPKIIMSGGKGDDEHLAEGAAMKAYALEKGIPEQDILVEANSKNTLENMKFSKEIIEQSVGSTAYRAIFTTNNFHLFRAGMFAKMANLNANGVGAKTAFYFLPNAFLREFIAIVVMRKRRHMIICGLIVLAMIALTLFDYFYVGPVS